TGTTTCTAAATCAGACGGCTGGTACTTGTTatcagaaaataacaatttcaCAAAATTGGGTAGCAGGGGGATTTCATTCTGGACTGCTGATATCACAAAGTTTGGCTTGAAAGGTCACTAGGTCCGAGATATTCCAGAGCATGCCCAGCAACTTTCTGAGGATCAGGGCTCTGGTATTTAAGGTGATTACAATCCACAAGGTAGCAGTTTCCCTCTGTCTATTAcatctgcacagcagctgctctacAGAGGGGCAATTCCCAGTGACTAACAGGAGGGAGCTCCCCCCATGGAATAACTATATTCAAATACATGATAAAGAAGTTGTGGTGAAGACACTGTTCACTTTAGAAGTCTTTGCTTCAATAACTGTGTAGGACAAGATGCCATGGATATCAAAGGATTTTGGGTTCCTTCCTCCTTCGGCTCAAGTGCTGCAGCCACTAATCCAAAATACGTGGTTCACACTCCACATAGCTTTTGGAACTACTGAGTATTCATACATTAATTCAGATTGGCTCATGTTAGCAGTACTTCTCATCTTTTTGTACTCCTAAATAGGATAAGACTTAGTAAATACTAAGTATTGCTTACAGTTAGTAGGAACTTGCTATTGAGCTGATACACATGCTTATATCCAATATACACTACCAGGGCAGCAGTGCAGTAGAGGAAAGCCAATACTGCAAGTGTAACAAAGAACTGTGCAGAAGAGGATAAGTTGCCCACAAGAGAGTTGTCCGTCCAAGTACCACCACAGCGATTAGGATCTGGTGCACTAAATTGAGCAGTATCCAACCTAGAAAAGATTATATCTTTATGTAGTTGTAGTCTGCTATGCAGAGAAAATTTCATACAGTCATACTTCACAACACCAGTGCTTCCTTCAGCATCCTAGTTGTTTAGGTTCGtaagaaaaattgtttgaaTAACATCAGTTATGCACTACAAAGACACAAGGAGATCTCTGAAGATTGTTCCCTATCTTACATTGAGATATGCAACAGTAGCTTTCAGAGATGAATCCTGATCTTCCGTTTAGACTAACTGAAGAAAGTAGCCCCATTTTGGAAGCAGACATGTTTTGGAGGCTAGCACTTAAAGGTGGAGGGAAGGTGAGGGACAagactgaagaagaaacagctgcATATCTACAAGCAAATGCAAGCACTGGATCTTTAAGCAAAGGAAGCTCAATAAAGTTTGCAACCGGTAGCAACCGTTCAATGAGTAGTacagaagcatttcagattCCTACCTTCTCCTCCAAGTGCTGCTACAAAGCTGAGGTTTGTGACTAGGTTCTGTACTTCTGTGGTGTCTTTACATGCTAGCATCTGAATCCATTTCTACCGTTTCACTCATGCTTATTGAACGTGCAAGTAACACATGCCCTTATGACTGTGCGGAAGTGCAAAGAATGAATAAGCCTTCTTCCTCATGCTCCAGGAAAGCAGCTTGCATTTACAACATTACAACTGCAGCAGAGCATTTAGCCACGTACCCAACATCCTCACAAAAATTATAGTGGAATAAACTGAGAAGTTAATATTTTCTGCTCCATCCTGGGTCCCCAGATCAGCTATGAATTGATGAAGATGCTGCTAAGACTGGACTAGATGCTCTTAGAcgtcttttccagccttaaagattctatgattacttGTATTGTTCTGCTGATTAATCACCTTCTGTAGCTTTCCCACATTGGTGGAATATAGCTTAGgggaaaataatacaaaacagTAACACAGCCAATTGTCACCTCTACCTACCTGTCTCCACAGGACACCGACAATCACAGTGCTTTCAACTGTTATAACTAAGtattcacttttttcccccttcaacTACCACAGATCAAGTTGAGGGGTTCACAATATTAGTTTGTATACATGAGCTGTtcatgaagagacagatgaaagcaaagaggaaaaaatagttaGTGTATATGAGCAACAACTGAACAGATTAATCTCACCTGAATGGATAAGCAAACACAGATGTAACTGTTTTGTTCACCACACCCTTGCAGGAAACTAAAAGGGTGGTTTCACCATGAAAGCCTCCACATgttgaaaaagcaaagatggaaaaaatctAGAGATTGAAATAAAGACATTAGCACACACCACTAGAGCTCAAAGGAAACCATCCCAGCCTTTGAGGCAGAGACAGCTAATAAAAAAGAACTAGGCAAAGAAATAAGTTATTAATGAAAAAGTGTAAAGTAGAAGCCAGAAAGAATCAACGCATGGTGTTTCTATAGAAATAATCGTtaagaaaaaatccaaacaagtCAGTTTCAAAGATTCTCATTTACACTCTAATCAGCTTTGCTGAGGAAGTACTATTTTGATTTGAATGTTGTCAGGGAAAGCCAGCACAGCATCTCTTGTAACTAACAAGCATTTTTAGGAGTCTCAGACATCCACAACTGCACACTGATGTAGCAAGCAGCTGTATCTCTAAATAGCTCCTGCTTTCCGTCTGTTAAGTAGGGAAATGCCAAAGCTTCTACAAGAAGAAGCATAAGATACTAACACCCAGCAGCCCAAGTTGCTGTAACAACTGAAATTAGCACATCATGTTATTTATCTGCAGAAGCGCTTTCTTCCCTCCTAGATAGGACCTGAggagcagctctttgcagagcAGCCACCGCTAGCAGCACAACTCAGACAGGCAGCCTGCCAACACGCCCCTGCTGAGGCCTGCCCAGCCATggcacagagccaggctctgagcaggagTACAAACTGCCAACCCCAGGGCCTTCCCCACTCACCCACTCGAGGACCTTGATGAAGCCTAGGGGCTCCAAGCAGCAAGCCACAGTGCACCTGCAAGCCAAACATCCTGGAAAACCACAGAGCAGCCTACAGGACCCAGAGAAACCCCTACTAGACCCCAAGGCTCCCACGCAGCCCCTTTAGAGCCATTGCCAGGCCTTACCCCACCCACTCACATCACACTGGAGGCAGTCCCACCCCCATTACCTCATACTGGAATGGCCTTTCCCCCTAGTACCTTGCACTGCTGATGGCCCtgctccttgttctatcacacTGGGGCCCTATGTAAGGGGAAAGTAAGTCCAGCTGTGTaagatggctgctgctgccatggagGACGTGAGCTGGGATCTCACTTGAGGGAGCAGTGCAGTCACAGGTAGGAACAGCTTCAGCCTTTTTGTGAAATACCGTAGGACTGCAGGACTCAGCACgtggtcttgttgaagctcatacaGTTGGTCTCAGCCCAGCAATTCAGCCTGctcagatccctctgtagggccttcctcccaggttggtgtcatctgcaaacttacttagggtgcactcaatgccctcatccaggtcatcaataaagatactaaaCAGGACAGGTCCCAATACCAACTCCTGgagaacaccacttgtgaccacTCACCAGCTGAGTTTAACTCCACTGACgaccactctctgggcctggccctccagccagttctttatgCAGCGAAGTCAATCAGGCCTGACCCTCATGGCCACTAATGTCTCAAAATAGACCATCACACTGTAAATCTTATTCTAGGCCATGGCTTGTTTCTCCTCCTATGAGGAGGTATGAACATGCAGAaatgaggagagactgaggaGCACAAAAGGACAGCAATGAATCGGGCTTTCACCTTGCCTGGGGTTGCTCTGccacaaagcactgcagcagagtgTGACATTATCACACACTTTGCTCCTTCATACAAGGAAGATTTCTGCCCCAGTTTACTGCGTGGATAGCGAGAGGTGCTGCAATCTGCCAGCTGCTATGGTCTCCTGGAGGCAGCCCAGATGTAAAGCTGTGAAAAGGATGGTTCGTTCTTTCCTTTCACTACTGCATTACACATGCAGTTGTCCAGCCTGGCAGCTTCCTCCCTGGCTGGTgacttctgctttgttcttgtgtgtgtgtgtgtgagtgtaaCACAAACTGCAGAGATTAAATACTGTCAATCCCCAGCTGTCACATTTTGATGTCCCTGTCCCTGAGGGTTATATAAACTATTAAAATGAGTAGTGGGCTcctttatttcaggaaaatgatgTTGCTGGTGCCTCAAAATACAATGAATTAGTGTCACTGATTCTATTTATACCAAAATCTGtaaactgcttttaaatatgATGTCACTTTAGGCTCACCAGCATTAGTATTAAACTAGCTATTAAAGTGTGATCTTGCTGTTAAGATCAACTTAAAAATTAGTAACTAATTAGTTACAAATGATAACTAGTCAGCTTGTATATTGGAACTCTCCAAGAATGTGTGTCTGTGGTTACAAGACACAAATGGTGCAGAGTGCACTGAATGGTGAGAGCACCTGCATAGCAAAGGCTACTTGTGGAGCTTTCCTTG
The Numida meleagris isolate 19003 breed g44 Domestic line chromosome 1, NumMel1.0, whole genome shotgun sequence genome window above contains:
- the SYPL1 gene encoding LOW QUALITY PROTEIN: synaptophysin-like protein 1 (The sequence of the model RefSeq protein was modified relative to this genomic sequence to represent the inferred CDS: deleted 1 base in 1 codon); the encoded protein is MFGLQVHCGLLLEPLGFIKVLEWIFSIFAFSTCGGFHGETTLLVSCKGVVNKTVTSVFAYPFRLDTAQFSAPDPNRCGGTWTDNSLVGNLSSSAQFFVTLAVLAFLYCTAALVVYIGYKHVYQLNSKFLLTDLAVTVVTTFLCLVSTFAWAKALADIKISTGASIIPLIDSCKAPETTCHFGSVTSMRSLNVSVVFGLLNMVLWGGNIWFVYKDTNLHSHSNRGSQVPGTYAAQRI